One region of Vescimonas fastidiosa genomic DNA includes:
- a CDS encoding coenzyme F420-0:L-glutamate ligase, with protein sequence MSRTIGTVARGVRAPIFRQGDDVVSITADTVANALAEEGIAPRDKDVVAITESVVARCQGNYATVRQIAADVRAKTGGKTVGITFPILSRNRFSLLLSGIASGAEKIVLLLSLPSDEVGNHLVSMDQLDEAGVDPFRDVLTLEQFRSHFGSVIHPFTGVDYVDYYQRIIQEAGAQAEIIFSNRVQSILPYTDTVICCDIHTRQRSKRLLKAAGAKCVLGLDDLLTSSVDGSGYNPQYGLLGSNKADDGRVKLFPRDTMAVAEALGQALSQRTGKHIEAMIYGDGAFKDPVGKIWELADPVVAPGYTSGLVGTPNELKLKYLADKDFADLSGEALQQAISEKIRQKDASVSLVGNMVSEGTTPRNLTDLIGSLCDLTSGSGDKGTPIVYIQGYFDNYTTD encoded by the coding sequence ATGAGCAGAACCATCGGTACCGTAGCACGCGGTGTACGCGCCCCCATTTTCCGTCAGGGTGACGATGTCGTTTCCATAACCGCCGACACCGTTGCAAACGCCTTGGCCGAGGAGGGCATTGCCCCCCGCGACAAGGATGTAGTAGCCATCACCGAGTCCGTGGTGGCTCGCTGCCAGGGTAACTACGCTACCGTCCGGCAGATCGCTGCGGATGTCCGGGCCAAGACCGGCGGCAAGACCGTGGGCATCACCTTCCCCATTCTCAGCCGCAACCGTTTCTCCCTTCTGCTCTCCGGCATTGCCTCCGGCGCGGAGAAGATCGTTCTGCTCCTCAGCCTGCCCTCCGATGAGGTGGGCAACCATCTGGTCAGCATGGACCAGCTGGACGAGGCCGGCGTAGATCCCTTCCGGGATGTGCTGACCCTGGAGCAGTTCCGCAGCCACTTCGGCTCCGTGATCCATCCCTTCACCGGCGTTGACTATGTAGACTATTACCAGCGTATCATTCAGGAGGCCGGCGCCCAGGCGGAGATCATTTTCTCCAACCGTGTCCAGTCCATCCTCCCCTACACCGACACCGTCATCTGCTGCGACATTCACACCCGCCAGCGCTCCAAGCGCCTGCTGAAGGCCGCCGGCGCTAAGTGCGTCCTGGGCCTGGATGACCTGCTGACCTCCTCCGTGGACGGCAGCGGCTATAACCCCCAGTACGGCCTCCTGGGCTCCAACAAAGCCGATGACGGCCGCGTGAAGCTCTTCCCCCGGGACACCATGGCCGTGGCGGAGGCCCTGGGTCAGGCTCTGTCCCAGCGCACCGGCAAGCATATCGAGGCCATGATCTACGGTGACGGCGCCTTCAAGGACCCCGTCGGAAAGATCTGGGAGCTGGCGGACCCCGTTGTCGCCCCCGGCTATACCAGCGGTTTGGTGGGCACCCCCAATGAGCTGAAGCTGAAGTACCTGGCCGACAAGGACTTTGCCGACCTCAGCGGCGAGGCCCTGCAGCAGGCCATTTCCGAGAAGATTCGCCAGAAGGACGCCTCGGTCTCCCTGGTAGGCAACATGGTCTCCGAGGGCACCACCCCCCGCAACCTGACGGACCTCATCGGCTCCCTCTGTGACCTGACCTCCGGCAGCGGCGACAAGGGTACTCCCATCGTCTACATCCAGGGCTATTTCGATAACTACACCACCGACTAA
- a CDS encoding sensor histidine kinase: MKKGRRGAVLGDCLRKNRVAILLWVLTVLTEWVVFYLYRIMWEPLLYAGVLTLALGLLLLGLDLRREMQAARERLRLREAILTEWNSLPEERTLEQADYGDMIRSLGRQLRQETAAQEAQRQDMLDYYTTWVHQIKTPMAVMKLYLGAESPEHRAMGAELFRMEQYVDMVLQYLRLDGGENDLVITRCDLDELIREAVRRYGPQFVLRKLSLHYEPTERTVVTDRKWFVCILEQLLSNAIKYTPEGYITIRLEGDCLRISDTGIGIAPEDLPRIFEKGYTGENGRLERTSSGLGLYLAGKAAALLHIPITVDSRPGQGTTFTLHLRQEG; encoded by the coding sequence ATGAAAAAGGGACGCAGGGGGGCGGTCCTGGGGGACTGCCTGCGCAAAAACCGGGTGGCGATTTTGCTGTGGGTGCTGACGGTTTTGACGGAATGGGTGGTGTTTTACCTGTACCGCATTATGTGGGAGCCGCTGCTGTATGCCGGGGTGCTGACGCTGGCTTTGGGGCTTTTACTGCTGGGACTGGACCTGCGCAGGGAAATGCAGGCGGCCCGGGAGCGGCTGCGGCTGCGGGAGGCCATTTTGACCGAGTGGAATAGTCTGCCTGAGGAAAGGACCTTGGAGCAGGCGGACTACGGCGACATGATCCGCAGTCTGGGAAGGCAGCTCCGGCAGGAGACCGCCGCCCAGGAGGCGCAGCGGCAGGACATGCTGGACTACTACACCACCTGGGTGCATCAGATCAAGACGCCTATGGCGGTGATGAAGCTGTATCTGGGGGCGGAGAGCCCGGAGCATCGGGCCATGGGGGCGGAGCTATTCCGCATGGAGCAGTATGTGGACATGGTGCTGCAGTACCTGCGGCTGGACGGGGGCGAGAACGATCTGGTCATTACCCGGTGCGACCTGGATGAGCTGATAAGGGAGGCCGTGCGGCGGTATGGGCCGCAGTTTGTACTGCGAAAGCTGAGCCTTCACTATGAGCCCACGGAGCGGACGGTGGTGACGGACCGGAAGTGGTTTGTGTGTATTTTGGAGCAGCTGCTCTCCAACGCCATCAAGTACACCCCGGAGGGATACATTACCATCCGGCTGGAGGGGGACTGCCTGCGCATTTCGGACACGGGCATCGGCATCGCCCCGGAGGACCTGCCGCGGATCTTTGAGAAGGGGTACACCGGGGAGAACGGGCGTCTGGAGCGGACCTCCAGCGGACTGGGGCTGTATCTGGCGGGAAAGGCGGCGGCGCTGCTGCACATTCCCATTACCGTGGACAGCAGACCCGGGCAGGGGACGACCTTTACCCTGCACCTGAGGCAGGAGGGATAA
- a CDS encoding response regulator transcription factor produces MYQILLVEDDRALALAVQKLLESYGSRVRCVEDFADVLGEFAACQPQLVLMDIKLPYRDGYYWCSRIREISAVPVVFLSSASDNMNIVMALNMGGDDFIAKPVDPMVLTAKVQAVLRRTYEIAGAGQTVEFCGATLSLGDGCLHTEKGRVELTKNEFRILQLLLENRGKIVSREELMMRLWQSDLYVEENTLTVNVARLRKKLEEGGLEGVILTKPGRGYIIL; encoded by the coding sequence ATGTATCAGATCCTACTGGTGGAGGATGACCGGGCCCTGGCGCTGGCGGTGCAGAAGCTGCTGGAGAGCTATGGAAGCCGGGTGCGGTGCGTGGAGGATTTTGCGGATGTTTTGGGGGAATTTGCCGCCTGTCAGCCGCAGCTGGTGCTTATGGACATTAAGCTCCCTTACCGGGACGGGTACTATTGGTGCAGCCGGATTCGGGAGATTTCGGCGGTGCCGGTGGTGTTTCTCTCCTCTGCGTCGGACAACATGAACATCGTCATGGCCCTGAACATGGGCGGGGACGACTTTATCGCCAAGCCTGTGGACCCCATGGTCCTTACGGCCAAGGTGCAGGCGGTGCTGCGGCGGACCTATGAGATCGCCGGGGCAGGGCAGACCGTGGAATTCTGCGGGGCTACCCTGAGTCTGGGCGATGGCTGCCTGCACACGGAAAAGGGACGGGTGGAGCTGACAAAAAACGAATTTCGCATTTTGCAGCTGCTGCTGGAAAACCGGGGGAAGATCGTGAGTCGGGAGGAGCTGATGATGCGCCTGTGGCAGAGCGACCTCTATGTGGAGGAAAACACCCTGACGGTAAATGTGGCGAGGCTGCGGAAAAAGCTGGAGGAGGGCGGCCTGGAGGGCGTGATCCTCACGAAGCCGGGCAGGGGGTACATCATTCTATGA
- a CDS encoding ABC transporter permease — MKRGFFLKLARSNISKNRRFFLPRILSEAGLLCVFYIVFTLRTDERILQLRGGQYIEVFMSIGVAVMMLLSVILLFYINSFLMKQRKREFGVYNILGLEKRHICRVLFHETALSSLASVVLGLALGTLFYKLCSLLICQLLNAEIVLGFYFINARSLALSGAFFLVLDVVAYGVNCVTIARLKPVEMLSSANVGEREPKVKWPLLVLGLLALGGGYYISLTTQNPLKAIVLFFVAVILVIIGTYFLFVAGSIFVLKALKKNRRFYYNKKHMPAVSGLLYRMKQNAVGLASIAILATGVLVMISTTVSLYAGAEETVKRNYPQDYYLSARYMQWSDEGVLLHSEDMPRETLLRAVEQGAGKNGLTIKEMDFQEYLTVSYKNENGVLYCRQADGNAADSLKGLSVMTYITQEMYRSLGGEELNLAEDEIAVCPMDIRQRGLDRTEITIEGDSYQVKTVLPEFPIRSGMEELSTNCYGVVVADESVLAHLYDQQKQVYGNAASDYTRRIAASFAGRGANGDVGEKLERDVKAYLKEAAFPQQQEPGESLIITGNTVWGARESVTAMCGALLFLGIILGLVCLFATVLIVYYKQISEGYEDRARFQIMQKVGMSRREVKSTINSQVLLVFFLPLVVAGMHLAFAFPILEKVLHILLLSSTSLFVVCSLVTFGVFAAVYTLIYMATARTYYKIVR; from the coding sequence ATGAAAAGGGGATTTTTTCTGAAGCTGGCCCGGAGCAACATCAGCAAGAACCGCCGGTTTTTCCTCCCGCGTATTCTGTCTGAGGCAGGGCTTTTATGCGTGTTTTACATTGTGTTCACCCTCCGGACCGACGAACGCATCCTGCAGCTCCGGGGCGGACAATACATCGAGGTGTTCATGTCCATCGGCGTGGCGGTGATGATGCTGCTGTCGGTAATTCTGCTGTTTTATATCAACAGCTTTCTCATGAAGCAGCGCAAGCGTGAGTTTGGCGTTTATAATATTTTGGGCCTGGAAAAGCGGCACATCTGCCGGGTGCTTTTCCACGAAACAGCCCTTAGCAGCCTGGCATCCGTGGTGCTGGGACTTGCGCTGGGGACGCTGTTTTACAAGCTCTGCTCTCTGCTTATCTGCCAGCTGCTGAACGCGGAGATCGTTTTGGGCTTTTACTTTATAAATGCCAGGAGCCTGGCCCTGTCCGGAGCCTTTTTCCTGGTGCTGGATGTGGTGGCCTACGGCGTCAACTGCGTGACCATCGCCCGCCTCAAGCCTGTGGAGATGCTCTCCTCTGCCAATGTGGGCGAGCGGGAACCCAAGGTCAAGTGGCCGCTGCTGGTGCTGGGCCTGCTGGCCCTGGGTGGGGGCTATTACATTTCCCTTACTACCCAGAATCCTCTGAAGGCCATTGTCCTGTTCTTCGTGGCGGTGATACTGGTGATCATCGGAACCTACTTTTTGTTCGTGGCCGGAAGTATTTTTGTGCTGAAGGCCTTGAAAAAGAATAGAAGGTTCTATTATAATAAAAAACACATGCCTGCCGTATCGGGTCTTCTCTACCGCATGAAGCAGAACGCCGTGGGCCTGGCCTCCATCGCAATTCTGGCCACAGGGGTGCTGGTGATGATCTCCACCACTGTGAGCCTGTATGCCGGGGCGGAGGAGACGGTGAAGCGGAACTATCCCCAGGATTATTATCTCTCCGCACGGTATATGCAGTGGAGCGATGAGGGCGTGTTGCTGCACTCGGAGGATATGCCCCGGGAGACCCTGCTCCGGGCCGTAGAGCAGGGGGCGGGAAAAAACGGCCTGACCATAAAGGAGATGGACTTCCAGGAGTATCTGACGGTCTCCTATAAGAATGAAAACGGCGTCCTGTACTGCCGGCAGGCGGACGGCAACGCCGCCGACAGTCTCAAGGGACTCAGCGTGATGACCTATATCACCCAGGAGATGTACCGCAGCCTGGGCGGGGAGGAGCTGAACCTGGCTGAGGATGAAATCGCCGTGTGTCCCATGGACATCCGCCAGAGGGGCCTTGACCGGACGGAGATCACCATAGAGGGGGACAGCTATCAGGTGAAAACCGTGCTGCCCGAGTTCCCCATTCGGTCCGGCATGGAGGAGTTGTCCACCAACTGCTACGGCGTGGTGGTAGCAGACGAGAGTGTGCTGGCGCACCTATATGACCAGCAAAAGCAGGTCTACGGGAACGCGGCCTCGGACTATACCCGGCGTATCGCGGCGAGCTTTGCGGGCCGGGGAGCCAACGGTGATGTAGGAGAAAAGCTGGAGCGGGATGTGAAGGCGTACCTGAAGGAGGCGGCCTTTCCCCAGCAGCAGGAGCCGGGTGAAAGCCTGATCATCACAGGCAACACCGTGTGGGGCGCCCGGGAGTCCGTGACGGCCATGTGCGGGGCACTGCTGTTTTTGGGCATTATCCTGGGGCTGGTGTGCCTGTTTGCCACGGTGCTGATCGTGTATTACAAGCAGATCTCCGAGGGTTACGAGGATCGGGCCCGGTTCCAGATCATGCAGAAGGTGGGCATGAGCCGCCGGGAGGTGAAAAGCACCATCAACAGCCAGGTGCTGCTGGTATTTTTCCTGCCGCTGGTGGTGGCGGGGATGCATTTGGCCTTTGCATTTCCCATTTTGGAGAAGGTGCTGCACATTTTGCTTTTGTCCAGCACGAGCTTGTTTGTGGTCTGCTCGCTTGTCACCTTCGGGGTATTTGCGGCGGTGTACACGCTGATCTATATGGCCACGGCCCGGACCTATTATAAAATCGTGCGGTAA
- a CDS encoding ABC transporter ATP-binding protein, translated as MEILKVNEVKKTYTSRFGGNRVQALKGVTFSVQEGEYVAIMGESGSGKTTLLNILAALDRPTAGEVLLSGKNLETIPEGDLAAFRRDNLGFVFQEFNLLDTFSIEDNILLPLVLAGKGVQQMQQTLLPLARSLGIEDILHKFPYEVSGGQKQRAAVARAMIAGPKLLLADEPTGALDSASSADLLRMFEKVNGQGQTILMVTHSVDAASHAGRVLFIRDGVVFHQIYRGECSDQQLYKKISDTLTMLRTGRDAE; from the coding sequence ATGGAAATTTTAAAGGTTAATGAAGTGAAAAAAACCTATACCTCCCGCTTTGGCGGCAACCGGGTCCAGGCCCTGAAGGGCGTGACCTTTTCTGTGCAGGAGGGGGAGTATGTGGCCATCATGGGCGAGTCCGGCTCCGGCAAAACCACCCTGCTGAATATCCTGGCGGCCCTGGACAGGCCCACGGCCGGAGAGGTGCTTTTGTCGGGGAAAAACCTGGAGACCATCCCCGAGGGGGACCTGGCCGCCTTCCGCCGGGACAACCTGGGCTTTGTATTCCAGGAGTTTAACCTGCTGGATACTTTTTCCATTGAGGACAATATCCTCCTGCCCTTGGTTTTGGCGGGAAAAGGTGTGCAGCAGATGCAGCAGACCCTGCTGCCCCTGGCCCGGTCTCTGGGCATTGAGGACATCCTGCACAAGTTCCCCTATGAGGTATCCGGCGGCCAGAAGCAGCGCGCCGCCGTGGCCCGGGCCATGATCGCCGGCCCCAAGCTACTCTTGGCGGACGAGCCCACCGGGGCCTTGGATTCCGCGTCCTCGGCGGACCTTTTGCGGATGTTTGAAAAGGTCAACGGCCAGGGCCAGACCATCCTCATGGTCACCCACTCCGTGGACGCCGCCTCCCATGCCGGGCGGGTGCTGTTCATCCGGGACGGTGTGGTGTTCCACCAAATTTACCGGGGTGAGTGCAGTGACCAGCAGCTCTATAAAAAGATCAGCGACACCCTGACCATGCTCCGCACAGGGAGGGACGCTGAATGA
- a CDS encoding AfsR/SARP family transcriptional regulator, producing the protein MLSITFMGQTQFLLDGVDVSGQISSKSAAILALILMNSSRQMRRSDLIGFLWGESEDDAAKYNLRFNLWQIKKTLVQADGEPFLLVSKDVVGINPHFSFRCDIVEIEQADPETMDSIGELKHLLSLFRGDFLENCSLHNCDGFLEHIILRRYYLENRKLVVYHRLIHLTYENKLYDDCLQLLSACEEIDPYNEDIVQIRLEILLQRNARREAAQYYQMFCSRLLRDVGVEPSVKLQELSKHLHLQESKEPRGRVLHLEVCTVPSLPGGWMSQVLRALYGCGQVNWADYLTAQQLSDLAYFRPELGECLCAPVPLVRIAEAFMDLICALCAGDSIQKLEIQSVNGAPLDDLSRDVAAVLQMKCGSSLVLL; encoded by the coding sequence ATGTTAAGTATTACATTTATGGGGCAGACGCAGTTTCTGCTGGACGGCGTGGATGTAAGCGGGCAGATCAGCAGCAAGTCCGCCGCCATCCTGGCGCTGATTTTGATGAACAGCTCCCGCCAAATGCGCCGCAGCGACCTCATCGGTTTTCTCTGGGGCGAGAGCGAGGACGATGCCGCCAAATATAATCTCCGCTTTAACCTCTGGCAGATCAAAAAGACCCTTGTGCAGGCGGACGGAGAGCCGTTCTTGCTGGTGAGCAAGGATGTGGTCGGGATCAATCCCCACTTCAGCTTCCGCTGCGACATTGTGGAAATCGAGCAGGCCGACCCCGAAACCATGGACTCCATAGGGGAGCTGAAGCACCTGCTGTCGCTTTTCCGGGGCGATTTTCTTGAAAATTGCAGCCTGCACAACTGCGACGGCTTCCTGGAGCATATCATTCTGCGCCGGTACTATCTGGAAAACCGAAAGCTGGTGGTCTATCACCGGCTGATTCACCTGACCTATGAGAATAAGCTCTATGACGACTGCCTGCAGCTCCTGTCCGCCTGCGAGGAAATAGACCCCTATAATGAGGACATTGTGCAGATACGCCTGGAGATTTTGCTGCAGCGAAACGCCCGGCGGGAGGCCGCCCAGTACTATCAGATGTTTTGCAGCCGTCTGCTGCGGGATGTGGGTGTGGAGCCGTCGGTGAAGCTGCAGGAGCTGAGCAAGCACCTGCACCTGCAGGAGAGCAAGGAGCCCCGGGGCCGTGTGCTGCATTTGGAGGTCTGCACCGTTCCGTCCCTGCCCGGGGGCTGGATGTCCCAGGTGCTGCGGGCCCTTTACGGGTGCGGCCAGGTCAACTGGGCCGATTACCTGACGGCGCAGCAGCTTTCCGACCTGGCGTATTTCCGGCCCGAGCTGGGAGAGTGCCTCTGCGCCCCGGTGCCCCTGGTGCGGATAGCCGAGGCGTTCATGGATCTCATCTGCGCCCTTTGCGCGGGAGACTCCATCCAAAAACTGGAAATTCAGTCTGTAAACGGCGCTCCCCTGGATGACCTCAGCCGGGATGTAGCCGCCGTCCTTCAAATGAAATGCGGGAGCAGCCTTGTGCTGCTGTAA
- a CDS encoding amidohydrolase, with the protein MDQRDLLIKNGKILCMDGGRCADWLLTHDGKISRLGVGDCRPEYISGTVQTIDAKGHTVLPGFIDNHFEVVRLGLECGCVDLSPARNYEQMGQILRREAAKRSVITAYHLDSSCLEEKALPDRRVLDRYCADKPVLIFSLDRHTIMLNTVGILYYKIPFTLPGIQTDANGILTGIFTNQAENRLESNVMDTHSYDDFDKAAALGSKMALSYGVTTVAAMECRGAQAEQAPLRASDFLVRYKDRYPLTIEIFYQTTECKRALEQGLKHIGGALYIDGTMGGRSAALSFDYADAPHKRGWVYLTRDALTQFTMECCQHDLQIGFDAIGDMAIEAVLQALEAAAEKYDVPAMRHRIEHAELITPSQMERAARLGVILCMQPGYEGLWGYPGGMYQQRLGAHYGTTNRFRRIIDSGITVCAGADPPVTHINPLLGIHYAVNHPVPANSATLQEALEMYTVNGAYALFLEKQKGSLREGMDADIVILDRDITQTDPQQLKEVKVDMTIKGGRVVFNRMASLC; encoded by the coding sequence ATGGACCAAAGAGACCTTCTCATTAAAAACGGAAAGATCCTCTGTATGGACGGGGGCCGGTGCGCCGACTGGCTGCTGACCCATGACGGCAAGATCTCCCGTTTGGGCGTGGGAGACTGCAGGCCGGAGTATATCTCCGGCACGGTGCAGACCATTGATGCCAAGGGCCACACGGTTCTGCCCGGCTTTATCGATAATCATTTCGAGGTGGTCCGGTTGGGGCTGGAGTGCGGCTGTGTGGACCTCTCTCCCGCCCGGAATTACGAGCAGATGGGCCAGATCCTCCGCCGGGAGGCCGCAAAGCGCAGCGTGATCACGGCCTATCATCTGGACAGCAGCTGCCTGGAGGAAAAGGCCCTCCCGGACCGCCGGGTCCTTGACCGCTACTGTGCCGATAAGCCGGTGCTGATCTTTTCCCTGGACCGCCATACCATCATGCTCAATACGGTGGGCATTCTCTATTATAAGATCCCCTTCACCCTGCCGGGGATCCAAACGGATGCAAACGGCATTCTCACGGGTATTTTCACCAACCAGGCGGAAAACCGCCTGGAGAGCAATGTGATGGATACCCATTCCTATGACGATTTTGATAAGGCGGCGGCCCTGGGTTCAAAAATGGCCCTATCCTACGGCGTGACCACCGTGGCCGCTATGGAGTGCCGGGGTGCCCAGGCGGAGCAGGCCCCTCTGCGTGCCAGCGATTTTTTGGTGCGCTATAAGGACCGCTATCCGCTGACCATAGAGATTTTCTATCAGACCACCGAGTGTAAGCGCGCCCTGGAGCAGGGCCTGAAGCACATCGGCGGCGCGCTGTATATCGACGGCACCATGGGCGGCCGGTCTGCCGCTCTGTCCTTCGACTATGCCGATGCTCCCCACAAGCGCGGCTGGGTCTATCTGACCCGGGACGCCCTGACCCAGTTCACCATGGAGTGCTGCCAACACGACCTGCAAATCGGCTTTGACGCCATCGGGGACATGGCCATTGAGGCGGTGCTTCAGGCCTTGGAGGCCGCTGCGGAGAAATACGATGTCCCCGCCATGCGCCACCGAATCGAGCATGCGGAGCTGATTACCCCCTCTCAGATGGAGCGGGCCGCCCGTCTGGGAGTGATCCTGTGTATGCAGCCCGGCTATGAGGGGCTGTGGGGCTATCCCGGGGGTATGTATCAGCAGCGCCTGGGCGCCCATTACGGCACCACCAACCGCTTCCGCCGCATCATCGACAGCGGCATAACGGTTTGCGCAGGGGCCGACCCACCCGTCACCCATATCAATCCCCTTCTGGGGATCCATTACGCCGTGAATCACCCTGTTCCTGCCAACAGCGCCACCCTTCAGGAGGCCCTGGAGATGTACACCGTTAACGGGGCCTATGCGCTTTTCCTGGAAAAGCAGAAGGGCAGCCTGCGGGAGGGCATGGACGCAGACATCGTCATCCTGGATCGCGACATCACACAGACGGACCCGCAGCAGCTGAAGGAAGTCAAGGTGGACATGACCATTAAGGGTGGCCGTGTCGTGTTTAACAGAATGGCAAGCCTATGTTAA
- a CDS encoding serine hydrolase domain-containing protein, with amino-acid sequence MRILLTNAERLCADPTLLAQKAERFGVPGCSVALIRGGEAFGSVTCGVRGEGGEGVTEDTLYECASLTKPLFAVLALQLADRGLLPLDEPVAAQLGGIPWSEEADFEKITPRHILSHGSGLPDWHSRPMPMLFAPGTAFGYSGQGYYLLQHLAEKRTGKTLPELFEEHIFVPFRMSRSAVLWTPSVGSAISVGFDAAGKPCRVRSGVDLTGNAPEPNAAWSLYSCASDYARFLIGLLRCRGWLRERTYQQMGSVQNIADEAIAWGLGVGLVRKHPDLQWHWGDNDGFKSLALWDKGTGDGLVVLTNSDRGLSLCYDLAAQLTDADFLENMAAFIETAE; translated from the coding sequence ATGCGTATTTTGCTTACGAATGCAGAGCGCCTTTGCGCCGACCCCACCCTGCTCGCCCAAAAGGCGGAGCGCTTCGGCGTTCCCGGGTGCAGTGTGGCTCTGATACGGGGCGGGGAGGCGTTTGGCTCCGTCACCTGCGGCGTTCGCGGCGAAGGGGGCGAGGGGGTAACGGAGGACACGCTCTATGAATGTGCGTCCCTGACCAAGCCCCTGTTTGCTGTGCTTGCGCTGCAATTAGCGGACCGGGGCCTCCTGCCTTTGGATGAGCCGGTGGCCGCCCAGCTGGGAGGCATCCCCTGGTCCGAGGAGGCAGACTTCGAGAAAATCACCCCCCGCCACATTCTCAGCCACGGCTCCGGCCTGCCCGATTGGCACAGCCGCCCCATGCCCATGCTCTTTGCCCCGGGCACGGCCTTCGGCTATTCCGGCCAGGGCTACTATCTGCTGCAGCATTTGGCGGAAAAGCGCACGGGCAAGACCCTGCCGGAGCTGTTTGAGGAGCATATTTTCGTCCCCTTCCGCATGAGCCGCTCCGCCGTGCTTTGGACTCCCTCCGTGGGGAGTGCCATCTCTGTGGGCTTCGATGCGGCGGGAAAGCCCTGCCGGGTGCGCAGCGGCGTTGACCTTACAGGCAATGCCCCCGAGCCCAACGCCGCCTGGTCGCTGTATTCCTGCGCCTCGGACTATGCCCGGTTCCTCATCGGACTGCTTCGCTGCCGGGGCTGGCTGCGGGAGCGTACCTATCAGCAGATGGGCTCCGTGCAGAACATCGCCGATGAGGCCATTGCCTGGGGCCTGGGTGTGGGTCTGGTGCGCAAGCATCCCGACCTCCAGTGGCACTGGGGCGATAACGATGGGTTCAAGTCCCTGGCCCTGTGGGATAAAGGGACCGGAGACGGTCTTGTGGTCCTCACCAACAGCGACCGAGGTCTCTCCCTGTGCTATGACCTGGCAGCCCAGCTGACCGATGCGGACTTTTTGGAGAATATGGCCGCCTTTATCGAAACGGCGGAGTAA
- the cuyB gene encoding cysteate racemase, with the protein MKKSIGIIGGMGPLATVDLFEKIIHATDAARDQDFPHVIVDCNTDIPDRTAAILSGGEDPVPQLVRSAHALERAGAQVLAMPCNTAHWFYDELCRHTDLPVLHMLRLTADSLEREGIGTVGLLATDGTIRTGIYETLLADRGIKVVKPDAVGQRRVMSAIYDGVKAGNLAAIDIPALRQTLDAMLEQGAERFVLGCTELPIVFSQCALAYSVADPTQILAEAAVAFAGYPVKKLY; encoded by the coding sequence ATGAAAAAGAGTATAGGCATCATCGGCGGCATGGGCCCCCTGGCCACGGTGGATCTGTTCGAGAAGATCATCCACGCCACGGACGCCGCCCGGGATCAGGATTTTCCCCATGTGATCGTGGACTGCAATACGGATATTCCCGACCGCACCGCGGCCATTCTCAGCGGCGGCGAGGACCCGGTGCCCCAGCTGGTGCGCTCAGCCCACGCCCTGGAAAGGGCCGGGGCCCAGGTGCTGGCCATGCCCTGCAACACCGCCCACTGGTTTTATGACGAGCTTTGCCGGCACACCGACCTGCCGGTGCTGCATATGCTCCGCCTGACGGCGGACAGCCTGGAGCGGGAGGGCATAGGCACCGTGGGCCTCCTGGCAACAGACGGCACCATACGCACCGGTATTTATGAGACGCTTCTGGCGGACCGGGGTATAAAGGTCGTCAAGCCCGATGCCGTGGGGCAGCGTCGGGTCATGTCCGCCATCTATGACGGGGTGAAGGCCGGAAACCTGGCCGCCATTGACATCCCGGCCCTGCGGCAGACCCTGGATGCTATGCTTGAGCAGGGAGCGGAGCGCTTTGTCCTGGGCTGCACGGAGCTGCCCATAGTCTTTTCTCAGTGCGCCCTGGCGTATTCCGTAGCGGACCCCACGCAGATCCTGGCCGAGGCCGCCGTGGCCTTTGCCGGTTATCCCGTTAAAAAGCTCTACTAA